The following are from one region of the Bacillus thuringiensis genome:
- the sdaAA gene encoding L-serine ammonia-lyase, iron-sulfur-dependent, subunit alpha gives MYMSIKEIVDAANKSQKPIYELAIEQEIKQTKISYEEVWSKMERNLTTMQHAINKSIEGDGVFSPTGLTGGDAVKLKNYRENRKTLSGDLMVLGIQSAIGVNEVNAALGAICATPTAGASGTIPGVLFSIKDTLQLNHEDMIHFLFTSALFGTIVANNACISGAYGGCQAEIGSASAMAAAAAVEAAGGTPQQSSEAFSTALQNLLGLVCDPVAGLVEIPCVKRNAIGATNALAAADIALAGVNNIINADEVIEAMYRVGRQMPRELRETGLGGIAATPTGIAIKNKIFGEK, from the coding sequence ATGTATATGTCCATAAAAGAGATTGTGGATGCAGCTAATAAAAGCCAAAAGCCAATTTATGAATTAGCAATCGAACAGGAAATCAAACAAACTAAAATTTCTTATGAAGAAGTTTGGAGTAAAATGGAACGAAATTTAACGACTATGCAACATGCAATAAATAAAAGTATTGAAGGCGACGGTGTATTTTCTCCAACTGGGTTAACCGGAGGGGATGCTGTAAAACTTAAAAACTATCGAGAAAATAGGAAAACTCTTTCTGGAGATTTGATGGTGTTAGGGATTCAAAGTGCTATCGGTGTTAATGAAGTAAATGCTGCATTAGGAGCTATTTGTGCAACTCCAACAGCAGGTGCGAGTGGGACGATTCCGGGAGTCCTATTTAGTATTAAAGATACGTTGCAGTTAAATCATGAAGATATGATTCATTTTCTATTCACTTCAGCGTTATTTGGAACGATAGTCGCAAACAACGCTTGTATTTCAGGAGCGTACGGAGGATGTCAAGCTGAAATAGGAAGTGCCTCAGCGATGGCGGCTGCAGCTGCGGTAGAAGCTGCGGGTGGAACCCCACAGCAATCTTCTGAAGCTTTTTCGACCGCATTACAAAATTTACTCGGTTTAGTTTGTGATCCGGTCGCTGGTTTGGTAGAAATTCCTTGTGTAAAGAGAAACGCCATTGGAGCGACAAATGCTTTAGCAGCAGCAGACATCGCATTAGCCGGGGTAAACAATATCATCAATGCTGACGAAGTTATTGAAGCAATGTATAGGGTTGGAAGACAGATGCCTCGTGAGTTAAGAGAGACAGGTTTAGGCGGAATTGCGGCTACACCTACAGGGATTGCCATTAAAAATAAAATCTTTGGGGAGAAATAA
- a CDS encoding aromatic amino acid transport family protein, with the protein MNGNTAKNIEFQADNTAVKDEKYLDPKKWHKQDTTWALSLFGTAIGAGVLFLPINAGSGGLLSLLLITILAYPVMYYSHRALAKMIYASNSADEGITGTIREYFGNKASIIFNIVYFVSIYTIVLMYSVALTNTASSFIVHQLHMPEPPRAILSLVLVLGLIAILNFGQDITVKIMSMLVYPFIASLLFIAISLIPQWNTSMLSFSSVSTASTGTGYLGTIWMILPIIVFSFNHSPMISSFVVKQRASYGIEATDAKCAQIQEVCYIMTFAVVMFFVWSSTLSLTPNDLMVAKEQNLSILSYLANELNSPVITIAAPIIAFVAITKSFLGHYIGAYEVMRDMIIKSGKKRGKDIGEKTVKTIILTFVVLTCWYVAYTNPSILGIIDALSGPLVAAILCILPMYAIHKVPVLAKYKGKASNVFVIIIGILTVLASIQSLF; encoded by the coding sequence ATGAATGGGAATACTGCAAAAAACATAGAATTTCAAGCTGATAATACTGCAGTAAAAGATGAGAAATATCTAGACCCTAAAAAGTGGCATAAACAGGATACTACCTGGGCATTGAGCCTTTTTGGAACAGCAATTGGAGCAGGGGTACTCTTTTTACCGATTAATGCAGGTTCAGGTGGTTTATTATCATTGCTGTTAATTACCATACTTGCCTATCCTGTTATGTATTATTCACATAGGGCGCTTGCTAAAATGATTTACGCTTCGAACTCTGCCGATGAGGGGATTACAGGTACTATAAGAGAGTATTTTGGAAATAAGGCAAGTATTATTTTTAACATTGTATATTTCGTCTCCATTTATACGATTGTGCTGATGTACTCGGTCGCACTTACAAATACCGCTAGTAGTTTTATCGTGCATCAATTGCACATGCCGGAGCCTCCAAGGGCCATTTTATCACTTGTCTTAGTACTTGGTCTTATCGCTATACTAAATTTTGGTCAAGATATAACTGTAAAGATCATGAGCATGCTAGTGTATCCTTTTATAGCTTCTCTACTTTTTATCGCAATATCTTTGATTCCACAGTGGAATACGTCAATGCTTAGTTTTTCAAGTGTTTCTACTGCCTCAACAGGAACAGGATATTTAGGAACGATATGGATGATACTTCCAATCATCGTATTCTCGTTTAATCATTCACCTATGATTTCATCATTTGTTGTGAAGCAGAGAGCTAGTTATGGAATAGAAGCTACTGATGCCAAGTGTGCTCAAATACAAGAAGTTTGTTATATCATGACATTCGCTGTTGTTATGTTCTTTGTTTGGAGCAGTACTTTAAGTTTGACTCCAAATGATCTTATGGTGGCAAAAGAACAGAACTTGTCAATCCTATCATATCTTGCTAATGAGCTTAATTCGCCAGTAATCACTATTGCAGCTCCTATCATCGCGTTTGTGGCTATTACAAAGTCTTTCCTTGGCCATTATATAGGAGCGTATGAGGTAATGCGTGACATGATTATCAAGTCCGGTAAAAAACGTGGGAAAGATATAGGAGAAAAAACAGTTAAGACAATAATTCTTACTTTTGTCGTATTAACATGCTGGTATGTTGCTTATACAAATCCAAGTATTCTTGGAATCATTGACGCCCTTAGCGGTCCGCTAGTTGCTGCTATCTTATGTATATTACCAATGTATGCGATCCATAAAGTACCAGTACTTGCTAAATACAAAGGGAAAGCGAGCAATGTATTTGTCATTATTATAGGTATCCTTACTGTCTTAGCAAGTATTCAGTCATTATTCTAA
- a CDS encoding ArsR/SmtB family transcription factor gives MTRFANQHVENTILEEDVELLKLMAHPMRLKLINELSKHKTLNVTQMTEILNIPQSTVSQHLSKMRGKVLRGNRQGLEIYYSIENQKAEEIMGLLGPIQ, from the coding sequence ATGACAAGATTTGCGAATCAGCATGTAGAGAACACGATTTTAGAAGAGGATGTAGAGCTTTTAAAACTTATGGCACACCCAATGCGTTTAAAACTGATCAATGAGCTTTCTAAACATAAAACACTAAATGTAACCCAAATGACCGAAATTTTAAACATTCCACAATCAACAGTTTCCCAACACTTATCTAAAATGAGAGGGAAGGTTCTAAGAGGAAATCGTCAGGGGTTAGAAATTTACTATAGCATCGAAAACCAAAAAGCTGAAGAAATTATGGGATTATTAGGACCAATACAATAA
- a CDS encoding TetR/AcrR family transcriptional regulator produces MINVQGKRGRPRNIETQKAILSASYELLLESGFKAVTVDKIADRAKVSKATIYKWWPNKAAVVMDGFLSAAAARLPVPDTGSALNDILTHATSLASFLISREGTIINELVGEGQFDSKLAEEYRARYFQPRRLQAKQLLEKGINRGELKENLDVELSIDLIYGPIFYRLLVTGEKLDESYVHDLVINAFEGIRLK; encoded by the coding sequence ATGATTAATGTGCAAGGTAAACGAGGTCGACCACGTAATATTGAAACCCAAAAGGCCATACTTTCTGCGTCCTATGAGTTATTATTGGAAAGTGGCTTTAAAGCAGTCACAGTCGATAAAATTGCAGACCGTGCTAAAGTCAGCAAAGCTACGATTTATAAATGGTGGCCAAATAAGGCTGCTGTGGTAATGGATGGTTTTCTTTCTGCTGCTGCTGCCAGATTGCCTGTACCCGACACAGGTTCAGCATTGAATGATATTTTAACTCACGCTACAAGCTTAGCCAGTTTTTTGATCAGTCGAGAAGGAACTATTATCAATGAGTTAGTTGGTGAAGGGCAATTTGATTCGAAACTAGCAGAGGAATATCGTGCTCGATATTTCCAACCACGTCGACTGCAAGCAAAGCAACTTCTGGAGAAGGGAATTAACAGAGGAGAATTAAAAGAAAACCTCGATGTTGAATTAAGCATCGATCTCATTTACGGACCAATTTTTTATCGCTTGCTAGTAACCGGTGAAAAGTTGGATGAATCCTATGTACATGACTTGGTTATAAACGCATTCGAAGGGATACGTTTGAAGTAA
- a CDS encoding MFS transporter, with translation MSNFKNKAIDKDISSGLIILLATACGIIVANLYYAQPLIGVISNEIGLSNSSAGLIVTLTQIGYVVGLLFLVPLGDIVENKKLILMLLFLSAFALIAMVFVKSAILLLITSFFIGLGSVAAQVLVPLVSYLSSENARGRVVGNVMSGLLLGIMLARPISSLVADMWGWNAIFALSATVIIVLAFVLSKVLPTRKPKGKTNYIALLNSMWQLLRTTPILRRRAIYHACVFGAFSLFWTTVPLLLSSPAFHFSQTAIALYALVGITGAIAAPIGGRLADLGWTRPATGIALTVVIISLLLPLFIQSSSPFGIGVLVFAAILLDMGVSANLVLSQRLIFSLSPEIRSRLNGLFMAMFFLGGAVGSFIGGWAYALGGWNLTLWIGIAFPTIALLYFASEK, from the coding sequence ATGTCTAATTTTAAAAATAAAGCAATTGATAAGGATATTTCATCAGGTTTAATCATTCTTTTAGCAACTGCATGTGGTATTATTGTGGCTAATCTTTATTATGCACAGCCTTTAATTGGGGTAATTAGTAATGAAATTGGACTTTCTAATAGTAGCGCTGGATTAATTGTAACGCTAACTCAAATTGGATATGTTGTTGGCTTACTATTTCTTGTACCTTTGGGGGATATTGTTGAGAATAAAAAATTGATACTTATGTTGTTATTTTTAAGTGCATTTGCACTCATTGCCATGGTTTTTGTAAAAAGCGCAATCTTGTTGTTAATTACTTCATTCTTTATCGGACTGGGGTCAGTCGCAGCGCAAGTGCTCGTACCTCTTGTATCATATCTTTCATCGGAGAATGCACGTGGTCGCGTAGTTGGCAATGTCATGAGTGGTCTGTTATTAGGTATTATGCTTGCGCGACCGATATCTAGTCTAGTAGCCGATATGTGGGGATGGAATGCAATATTTGCTTTATCTGCTACTGTAATTATTGTTTTGGCATTTGTATTATCGAAAGTACTCCCTACCAGGAAACCAAAGGGAAAAACAAATTATATAGCCTTACTTAATTCAATGTGGCAACTGCTACGAACTACTCCAATTTTACGCCGTCGTGCCATTTATCATGCTTGTGTATTTGGGGCTTTCAGCTTATTCTGGACCACTGTTCCATTATTATTATCTAGTCCTGCTTTTCACTTTTCTCAGACTGCTATAGCATTATATGCACTTGTCGGAATTACAGGTGCAATAGCCGCTCCAATAGGTGGTCGTCTAGCTGATCTTGGCTGGACACGACCCGCCACTGGGATAGCTCTCACTGTTGTTATTATTTCTTTATTACTACCACTTTTTATTCAAAGTAGCTCGCCCTTTGGAATAGGTGTTTTAGTATTTGCTGCAATTCTGTTAGACATGGGAGTATCTGCAAACCTTGTGCTTAGCCAACGTTTAATTTTCTCGTTGAGTCCAGAAATTCGTAGTCGATTAAACGGGCTATTTATGGCTATGTTCTTTTTAGGAGGTGCTGTTGGATCCTTTATTGGAGGATGGGCATATGCCTTAGGGGGATGGAATCTAACATTATGGATAGGAATCGCTTTTCCGACCATAGCCTTGCTTTATTTTGCTAGTGAGAAATAG